A genomic stretch from Candidatus Hydrogenisulfobacillus filiaventi includes:
- a CDS encoding protein of unknown function (Evidence 5 : Unknown function) has product MLFTDWETTTAGALRELFLLPPTDAAWWVSRRRTDGMPLEVVLHVLWLRGAHPLAGERLPDPMTVAELGGWARLLMGVRGPAAWRGAARLGATVLTLRPGKPAPLAPAGGLTLEQAWRRGLREAAEAAVLETVEQEGLAGVLARAAARRPRGWMPALWWVVWQLGQRWGGDAPALRLAARWQAGPPSAGLAVPPAPVRRGGLESLGLEREAVAAVRRALTGAGQGGTYLDRLQAAAEPALALDTAPLRDAVRLAAADLLLGAGEDWPDRARLLAWTVAVTALAGFVPGARKRRIVWRAAARVAALAAAGGGGGWGGGGAGQRRPRLGCRSAVGGGGGGGQRRCRPSGASPGRTGRAGHGGLGRAHGSGLRRAGAARSADPARGLDSLGAAGAGSLPGGYGVADGASGAAGCRTA; this is encoded by the coding sequence GTGTTGTTCACGGACTGGGAGACCACCACCGCCGGGGCCTTGCGGGAGTTGTTCCTGCTGCCGCCGACCGACGCCGCCTGGTGGGTGTCCCGCCGCCGCACGGATGGCATGCCCCTGGAGGTGGTTCTGCATGTACTCTGGCTGCGGGGGGCGCATCCCCTGGCCGGGGAGCGCCTGCCGGATCCCATGACGGTGGCGGAACTGGGCGGCTGGGCCCGGCTGCTGATGGGGGTGCGCGGTCCCGCCGCCTGGCGGGGGGCTGCGCGCCTAGGTGCGACCGTACTCACCCTGCGGCCCGGCAAGCCGGCCCCGCTGGCTCCGGCCGGGGGTCTGACCCTGGAACAGGCTTGGCGACGCGGCCTTCGGGAGGCGGCGGAGGCGGCGGTGCTGGAAACGGTGGAGCAGGAAGGGCTGGCCGGGGTGCTGGCCCGCGCGGCGGCCCGCCGCCCGCGGGGATGGATGCCGGCCTTGTGGTGGGTGGTGTGGCAGCTGGGGCAGCGCTGGGGGGGGGACGCCCCCGCCCTGCGCCTAGCCGCCCGCTGGCAGGCGGGCCCCCCGTCAGCAGGGCTGGCCGTGCCGCCCGCGCCGGTCCGCCGGGGCGGCCTGGAATCGTTGGGGCTGGAGCGGGAGGCGGTGGCGGCGGTGCGGCGGGCCCTCACGGGGGCGGGGCAGGGCGGGACCTATCTCGATCGCCTGCAGGCGGCAGCGGAGCCGGCCCTGGCCCTGGACACCGCCCCCCTGCGGGACGCGGTGCGGCTGGCGGCGGCGGACCTGCTCCTGGGAGCGGGGGAGGACTGGCCGGACCGGGCCCGGCTCCTGGCCTGGACAGTGGCGGTGACCGCCCTGGCCGGATTTGTGCCGGGCGCCCGCAAACGCCGGATCGTGTGGCGGGCGGCGGCGCGGGTGGCTGCCCTGGCGGCCGCCGGCGGGGGCGGGGGCTGGGGAGGAGGGGGTGCCGGCCAGCGGCGACCCCGCCTTGGATGCCGATCGGCTGTGGGTGGCGGCGGAGGAGGGGGACAGCGCCGCTGCCGCCCGTCTGGCGCGAGCCCTGGGCGAACGGGGCGAGCCGGCCATGGAGGGCTTGGCCGAGCGCATGGGTCTGGCCTTCGACGGGCCGGGGCCGCTCGCTCTGCTGACCCTGCGCGAGGCCTGGACAGCCTCGGTGCGGCCGGAGCGGGTTCGCTTCCTGGAGGCTATGGCGTGGCTGACGGCGCGTCAGGCGCAGCGGGATGCCGGACGGCGTGA
- a CDS encoding protein of unknown function (Evidence 5 : Unknown function) yields the protein MCRAPANAGSCGGRRRGWLPWRPPAGAGAGEEGVPASGDPALDADRLWVAAEEGDSAAAARLARALGERGEPAMEGLAERMGLAFDGPGPLALLTLREAWTASVRPERVRFLEAMAWLTARQAQRDAGRRDVY from the coding sequence TTGTGCCGGGCGCCCGCAAACGCCGGATCGTGTGGCGGGCGGCGGCGCGGGTGGCTGCCCTGGCGGCCGCCGGCGGGGGCGGGGGCTGGGGAGGAGGGGGTGCCGGCCAGCGGCGACCCCGCCTTGGATGCCGATCGGCTGTGGGTGGCGGCGGAGGAGGGGGACAGCGCCGCTGCCGCCCGTCTGGCGCGAGCCCTGGGCGAACGGGGCGAGCCGGCCATGGAGGGCTTGGCCGAGCGCATGGGTCTGGCCTTCGACGGGCCGGGGCCGCTCGCTCTGCTGACCCTGCGCGAGGCCTGGACAGCCTCGGTGCGGCCGGAGCGGGTTCGCTTCCTGGAGGCTATGGCGTGGCTGACGGCGCGTCAGGCGCAGCGGGATGCCGGACGGCGTGACGTCTACTGA
- the hisIE gene encoding bifunctional phosphoribosyl-AMP cyclohydrolase; phosphoribosyl-ATP pyrophosphohydrolase (Evidence 2a : Function from experimental evidences in other organisms; PubMedId : 15871048, 17767732; Product type e : enzyme) produces the protein MAVVLEEDGQELYPVVVQDAASGRVLMVAYANREALERTRRTGLAHFYSRSRKALWMKGETSGHRLPVEAVWADCDQDSFIYRVRPQAPVCHRGTPGCFDEAIASPPADLLAYLRARVEERQDAPAAESYTSRLLHGPLTRLVKKVVEEAGEVAIAALAEGREEQVWEAADLLYHLSVLLVREGIDLGSLGAELSRRHAVRHPAAPDAPSATP, from the coding sequence GTGGCCGTTGTCCTAGAGGAGGACGGACAGGAACTCTATCCGGTGGTAGTACAGGACGCGGCCAGCGGTCGGGTGTTGATGGTGGCCTATGCCAACCGGGAAGCCCTGGAGCGCACCCGGCGCACCGGCCTGGCTCACTTCTACAGCCGCAGCCGCAAGGCGCTGTGGATGAAAGGCGAGACCTCCGGCCACCGCCTGCCGGTCGAAGCGGTGTGGGCGGACTGCGACCAGGACAGCTTCATCTACCGGGTGCGGCCCCAGGCGCCGGTCTGCCACCGTGGCACCCCAGGCTGTTTCGACGAGGCCATCGCCAGCCCCCCCGCCGACCTGCTGGCGTACCTGCGCGCGCGCGTGGAGGAACGGCAGGACGCCCCGGCAGCGGAGTCCTACACCAGCCGCCTGCTGCACGGGCCCTTGACCCGCCTGGTCAAGAAGGTGGTGGAGGAGGCGGGCGAGGTCGCCATCGCCGCCCTGGCCGAGGGCCGGGAGGAGCAGGTGTGGGAGGCGGCCGACCTCCTCTATCACCTGTCCGTCCTCCTGGTCCGAGAGGGCATCGACCTGGGCAGCCTGGGTGCGGAACTCAGTAGACGTCACGCCGTCCGGCATCCCGCTGCGCCTGACGCGCCGTCAGCCACGCCATAG
- the hisF gene encoding imidazole glycerol phosphate synthase subunit (Evidence 2a : Function from experimental evidences in other organisms; PubMedId : 1400209, 17767732, 19636909; Product type e : enzyme), which yields MNGLACRLIPCLDVRHGRVVKGVHFDNLVDAGDPVALAWRYAAEGADELVWLDVVATVEERRAALAQIEHARQRLDIPLTVGGGITSIKDVRAILAAGADKVSINSRALAEPSLITEVAERWGRQCVVVAIDAKLEPDGSYGVYSHGGRVRTGRELLDWIRTADRLGAGEFLLTSIDTDGTGSGFDLPMLRLARMATDRPIIASGGAGSVEDLEAAAATGVDAMLLASLLHFGRATIGGIKSRLQQKGVPIRWPLS from the coding sequence ATGAACGGATTGGCCTGCCGGCTTATCCCCTGCCTCGACGTCCGTCATGGACGGGTGGTCAAGGGGGTGCATTTCGATAACCTGGTCGACGCCGGCGACCCCGTGGCCCTGGCCTGGCGCTACGCCGCCGAAGGGGCGGATGAGCTGGTCTGGCTGGACGTGGTGGCCACGGTGGAGGAACGGCGGGCCGCCCTGGCCCAGATTGAACACGCCCGCCAGCGGCTGGACATCCCCCTCACCGTCGGCGGCGGTATCACCAGCATCAAGGACGTGCGGGCCATCCTGGCCGCCGGAGCCGACAAGGTCTCCATCAACTCCCGGGCCCTGGCCGAACCCTCCCTCATCACGGAGGTGGCCGAGCGCTGGGGCCGGCAGTGCGTGGTGGTGGCCATCGACGCCAAGCTGGAACCCGACGGCAGCTACGGGGTCTACTCCCACGGCGGGCGGGTGCGAACCGGCCGGGAGCTGCTGGACTGGATCCGCACCGCCGACCGCCTGGGCGCAGGGGAATTTCTGCTCACCAGCATCGACACCGACGGTACCGGTTCCGGCTTCGACCTGCCGATGCTGCGCCTAGCGCGCATGGCCACCGACCGGCCCATCATCGCTTCCGGCGGCGCCGGCTCCGTGGAGGACCTAGAGGCGGCGGCCGCTACCGGGGTGGATGCCATGCTGCTGGCCTCTCTGCTCCACTTCGGCCGCGCCACCATCGGCGGCATCAAGAGCCGCCTACAGCAGAAGGGGGTGCCCATCCGGTGGCCGTTGTCCTAG
- the hisA gene encoding 1-(5-phosphoribosyl)-5-[(5-phosphoribosylamino)methylideneamino] imidazole-4-carboxamide isomerase, whose protein sequence is MAGVSVWPALDLLDGQVVRLYQGRYNAVTPYGPPAPWLERLREAGIGRLHLVDLDGARRGTFTAWETLETAARLGFTVEAGGGFRDATTIARAQAAGARWVAAGTALLTGRELWETVLARGWQDRVAPALDLRGDTVVVGGWLAEAGGWETVWAALTGAGFTRITVTDTGRDGTRRGLDPAFWARFGGDPRVVAGGGIGSAADLDTLARLGIRQAIVGKAWLEGDIPLAVLAGDAETEASSS, encoded by the coding sequence ATGGCAGGGGTAAGCGTGTGGCCGGCCCTCGACCTGCTGGACGGGCAGGTGGTGCGTCTGTACCAAGGGCGCTACAACGCCGTCACCCCCTACGGTCCCCCTGCTCCCTGGCTCGAGCGCCTGCGGGAGGCCGGCATCGGGCGTCTGCACCTGGTGGACCTGGACGGGGCCCGGCGGGGAACCTTCACCGCCTGGGAGACCCTGGAGACCGCCGCCCGCTTAGGTTTCACGGTGGAGGCCGGGGGCGGCTTCCGGGACGCCACTACCATCGCCCGCGCCCAGGCGGCGGGGGCCCGCTGGGTGGCGGCCGGCACCGCCCTGCTCACCGGCCGGGAGCTCTGGGAGACGGTGCTGGCCCGGGGCTGGCAGGACCGGGTGGCGCCGGCCCTGGACCTGCGGGGGGACACGGTGGTAGTAGGCGGCTGGCTGGCGGAGGCCGGCGGGTGGGAGACGGTGTGGGCGGCCCTGACCGGGGCCGGTTTCACCCGCATCACCGTCACCGACACCGGGCGGGACGGCACCCGTCGCGGCCTGGACCCTGCGTTCTGGGCTCGCTTCGGAGGCGACCCGCGGGTGGTGGCGGGCGGCGGCATCGGCTCGGCGGCGGACCTGGACACCCTGGCCCGCCTGGGCATCCGCCAGGCGATCGTGGGCAAGGCCTGGCTGGAGGGGGATATTCCCCTGGCGGTTCTGGCCGGAGATGCGGAAACGGAGGCATCCTCATCATGA
- the hisH gene encoding Imidazole glycerol phosphate synthase subunit HisH, which produces MVPRVAVIDYGIGNIGSIVAAWRRQPVDLLVWAPGDGARALDRVRRDPPRLLVLPGVGSMAHAAEALEAEGYWEVVLEARARAVPLFGVCLGMQLLFESGEEGGHGFGFLAGDVPELQAPRLPHMGWNQVRFRPDSPLGAGLGEAPWFYFVHSYRVRPRDPAVIAGETIYGEVFPSALALPPLLFAAQFHPELSGVNGHRLLANVLAAATGDQEAGPWQG; this is translated from the coding sequence ATGGTCCCGCGGGTAGCCGTCATCGATTACGGCATCGGCAATATCGGCAGCATTGTGGCCGCCTGGCGCCGGCAGCCGGTGGACCTGCTGGTATGGGCGCCGGGGGACGGGGCCCGCGCCCTGGATCGGGTGCGGCGGGACCCGCCCCGCCTGCTGGTGCTGCCGGGGGTGGGGTCCATGGCCCACGCCGCCGAGGCCCTGGAAGCCGAAGGCTACTGGGAGGTGGTGCTGGAGGCGCGGGCGCGGGCCGTCCCCCTCTTCGGGGTGTGCCTGGGGATGCAGCTGCTGTTCGAAAGCGGCGAGGAGGGCGGGCACGGGTTCGGCTTCCTGGCCGGTGATGTGCCGGAACTCCAGGCACCCCGCCTGCCGCACATGGGCTGGAACCAGGTGCGCTTTCGACCGGACTCCCCCCTGGGGGCGGGCCTGGGAGAGGCCCCCTGGTTCTACTTCGTGCACAGCTACCGGGTCCGGCCCCGGGACCCGGCGGTCATCGCCGGGGAGACCATCTACGGGGAGGTCTTCCCCTCTGCGCTGGCGTTGCCGCCCCTGCTGTTCGCGGCTCAGTTCCACCCGGAGTTGAGCGGGGTCAACGGGCACCGCCTGCTGGCCAACGTGCTGGCCGCCGCCACCGGAGACCAGGAGGCGGGCCCATGGCAGGGGTAA
- the hisB gene encoding imidazoleglycerol-phosphate dehydratase [Mn(II)-dependent] (Evidence 2a : Function from experimental evidences in other organisms; PubMedId : 1400209, 24311587; Product type e : enzyme) gives MDAPASRRAVRHRRTRETDVEVALDLDRPRPARIETDLPILTHFLSALALHGRLGLELTARGDVEVDPHHLVEDTGITLGTALAEALGDRLGIARFAHRVVPMDEALVLVAVDISGRGRAFYSGYPEVPVAGVAAEVWPEFFHGLAGAAGLTLHARPLAAGNAHHTLEATFKALGLALQDATRLLPDGDPDVRSTKGVL, from the coding sequence GTGGATGCCCCCGCTTCCCGCCGGGCAGTGCGCCACCGGCGCACCCGCGAGACCGACGTCGAGGTGGCCCTGGACCTGGACCGGCCCCGCCCGGCCCGGATTGAGACCGACCTCCCCATCCTGACCCACTTCCTCTCCGCCCTGGCCCTCCACGGCCGGCTGGGGCTGGAACTGACCGCCCGCGGGGATGTGGAGGTGGATCCCCACCACCTGGTGGAGGACACCGGCATCACCCTGGGCACCGCCCTGGCCGAGGCGCTGGGGGACCGCCTGGGCATCGCCCGCTTCGCCCACCGCGTGGTGCCCATGGATGAGGCGCTGGTCCTGGTGGCCGTGGACATCTCCGGGCGCGGGCGGGCCTTCTACAGCGGCTACCCGGAGGTGCCGGTGGCGGGGGTGGCAGCCGAGGTATGGCCGGAGTTCTTCCATGGCCTGGCCGGAGCGGCCGGCCTCACCCTCCATGCCCGTCCCCTGGCCGCCGGCAACGCCCACCACACCCTGGAGGCAACCTTCAAGGCCCTGGGTCTGGCCCTGCAGGACGCCACCCGCCTGCTGCCGGACGGGGACCCCGACGTGCGCTCCACCAAGGGGGTGTTGTGA
- the hisD gene encoding Histidinol dehydrogenase, whose protein sequence is MSASTPLTIETVEAVRLGRAFPWPDVTPIVDAVRDRGAEAVVEFTRRFDHVDLDPGELVWRCDGRPVGDLDPALRAAIDRAFAAIEHFHTATRPHDLTVPGADPAVTLEERWTPLQRVGLYVPRGRFPLLSSLLMTGIPARVAGVPELVVALGAVRPAGLEPAWRYVLQRLGVGTVLAAGGAQAVAALAYGLPGRLDAVDLIAGPGSAWVTAAKAEVYRRGLVGVDLLAGPSEVAVVAGPSAPVRWAVLDTLAQAEHAPDALGFLVSWDRPWLERALAELEALAREREGLGPVRVLLARDPAEAVAFVNRLAPEHLGLLGEAEILAPQVTTAGAVFVGPYAGQAFGDYVAGPSHVLPTGGTGRFAAGLSTRTFLHRTSVIRVPERPRAETLEAGAELARLEGLLFHARALTERLDSPR, encoded by the coding sequence ATGAGTGCGTCTACCCCCCTCACCATCGAAACCGTGGAGGCGGTGCGCCTGGGCCGTGCCTTCCCCTGGCCCGACGTCACCCCCATTGTCGACGCCGTGCGGGACCGGGGGGCGGAGGCGGTGGTGGAGTTCACCCGCCGATTCGACCACGTGGACCTGGACCCCGGGGAGCTGGTGTGGCGCTGCGACGGGCGCCCGGTCGGGGACCTGGATCCCGCCCTCCGGGCCGCCATCGACCGTGCCTTTGCCGCCATCGAGCACTTCCACACCGCCACCCGGCCCCACGACCTCACCGTCCCGGGCGCGGACCCGGCCGTCACCCTCGAGGAGCGCTGGACCCCCTTGCAGCGGGTGGGCCTGTACGTGCCCCGCGGCCGCTTTCCTCTGCTTTCCAGCCTGCTGATGACCGGGATCCCGGCGCGGGTGGCCGGCGTCCCGGAGCTGGTGGTGGCCCTGGGAGCGGTCCGGCCCGCCGGCCTGGAACCGGCCTGGCGTTACGTCCTACAGCGGCTGGGGGTCGGCACCGTGCTGGCCGCGGGTGGGGCCCAGGCAGTGGCAGCCCTGGCCTACGGCCTGCCCGGCCGGCTGGATGCGGTCGACCTCATCGCCGGCCCCGGCAGCGCCTGGGTTACCGCCGCGAAAGCCGAGGTCTACCGCCGGGGCCTGGTGGGGGTCGACCTGCTGGCCGGCCCCTCCGAGGTGGCGGTGGTGGCCGGGCCCTCGGCGCCCGTGCGCTGGGCGGTACTGGATACCCTGGCCCAGGCGGAGCATGCCCCGGACGCCCTAGGCTTCCTGGTCAGCTGGGATCGCCCCTGGCTGGAGCGGGCCCTGGCCGAACTGGAGGCGCTGGCCCGGGAGCGGGAGGGCCTGGGCCCGGTCCGGGTGCTGCTGGCCCGCGACCCCGCCGAGGCGGTCGCCTTCGTGAATCGTCTGGCCCCGGAACACCTGGGTCTGCTGGGGGAGGCGGAGATCCTCGCCCCGCAGGTGACCACGGCGGGGGCGGTGTTCGTGGGCCCCTACGCCGGACAGGCCTTCGGGGACTATGTAGCCGGCCCCTCCCATGTCCTGCCTACGGGCGGGACCGGGCGCTTCGCCGCCGGGCTCTCCACCCGGACCTTCCTGCATCGCACCTCCGTGATCCGGGTGCCGGAACGGCCCCGGGCCGAAACCCTGGAGGCGGGGGCGGAGCTGGCCCGTCTCGAAGGACTCCTGTTCCACGCCCGCGCCCTCACCGAACGGCTGGACTCGCCACGTTAG
- the hisG gene encoding ATP phosphoribosyltransferase (Evidence 2a : Function from experimental evidences in other organisms; PubMedId : 10430882, 12269828, 12511575, 14741209, 15660995, 17154531, 21774583, 22989207, 28092443, 28872824; Product type e : enzyme): protein MSMPPFRAAVAKGRILDEVVALWQAAGWVWPFDEHSRRLYKDPDPAGPGAILVKGDDVPVLVERGIADFGIVGKDILAERHQANVLEVLDLGVGRCRVVLAGRTPEPPHGRVRIATRYPAVTRAYVARKGLMAEVVELHGSVELAPLIGLSPYIVDIVQTGVTLAEHGLVEIETVLPVTARLIANPALWRAKDLAQVRDHLRTVVDRLQAVPVAGTPGKE, encoded by the coding sequence ATGAGCATGCCCCCGTTCCGGGCCGCCGTGGCCAAAGGCCGGATTCTGGACGAGGTCGTCGCCCTCTGGCAGGCCGCCGGCTGGGTCTGGCCCTTCGACGAGCACAGCCGCCGGTTGTACAAGGACCCCGATCCCGCCGGTCCGGGCGCCATCCTGGTCAAGGGCGACGATGTGCCGGTGCTGGTGGAACGCGGCATCGCCGATTTCGGTATCGTGGGCAAGGACATCCTCGCCGAACGCCACCAGGCCAACGTGCTGGAGGTCCTGGACCTGGGGGTAGGCCGTTGCCGGGTGGTCCTGGCCGGACGCACCCCCGAACCCCCCCACGGGCGCGTCCGCATCGCCACGCGCTACCCGGCGGTGACCCGCGCCTACGTGGCCCGTAAAGGCCTGATGGCGGAGGTGGTGGAGCTGCACGGCAGCGTGGAGCTGGCACCGCTGATTGGCCTGTCCCCCTATATCGTGGACATCGTGCAGACCGGAGTGACCCTGGCCGAGCATGGGCTGGTGGAGATCGAGACCGTGCTGCCCGTCACCGCCCGTCTCATCGCCAATCCCGCCCTGTGGCGGGCCAAGGACCTGGCCCAGGTACGCGACCACCTGCGCACGGTGGTGGACCGGCTGCAGGCCGTGCCGGTGGCCGGCACCCCGGGAAAGGAGTAA
- a CDS encoding putative tRNA-synt_His domain-containing protein (Evidence 3 : Putative function from multiple computational evidences) translates to MPLASWLADCQRRWDLSHAMVELVRRAGYQVVPTDPGNPQDLRKDHTGAIITRLLSWGSPLPPLKVFSWGPVYRPYRGTWEDAIDVEVLQAGVQAGEEDIRRLLRRLLERFPLPEPSRLVVGHIGLLHALLAAVGLEEDRRARVLDLLRQGDTLAAGRLLGPESWVEDLWRPLPLETVRAAVARTGLEADPRWEELAGWTTGPWSESRIDLSLVGSFPYYTGTVFHLYAPGWGQEGVAGGRYTWGEGVRGVGFVVKPEVWTTLPYPAEKESRA, encoded by the coding sequence ATGCCGCTCGCCTCCTGGCTGGCCGACTGCCAGCGCCGCTGGGATCTCTCCCACGCCATGGTGGAGCTGGTGCGCCGCGCCGGCTATCAGGTGGTCCCTACCGACCCCGGCAACCCCCAGGACCTGCGCAAGGACCACACCGGCGCCATCATCACCCGTCTCCTCAGCTGGGGCAGCCCCCTGCCCCCCCTGAAGGTGTTCAGCTGGGGACCCGTGTACCGGCCCTACCGCGGCACCTGGGAGGACGCCATCGACGTCGAGGTGCTGCAGGCCGGCGTGCAGGCCGGGGAGGAGGATATCCGGCGGCTGCTGCGCCGCCTGCTGGAACGCTTCCCCCTGCCTGAACCCAGCCGGCTGGTGGTGGGACACATCGGCCTGCTCCACGCCCTGCTGGCGGCGGTAGGCCTGGAGGAGGACCGGCGGGCGCGGGTGCTGGACCTGCTGCGGCAGGGGGACACCCTGGCCGCCGGGCGGCTCCTGGGTCCGGAATCCTGGGTGGAGGACCTCTGGCGGCCCCTGCCCCTGGAAACGGTGCGGGCGGCGGTAGCCCGCACCGGGCTCGAGGCCGATCCCCGCTGGGAGGAGCTGGCGGGCTGGACCACGGGCCCCTGGAGTGAATCCCGCATCGACCTGTCCCTGGTAGGCAGTTTCCCGTATTATACCGGCACCGTTTTCCATCTTTATGCCCCGGGCTGGGGCCAGGAAGGCGTCGCCGGCGGCCGCTACACCTGGGGGGAGGGGGTCCGGGGCGTCGGCTTCGTGGTCAAGCCCGAGGTCTGGACCACCCTTCCCTATCCCGCAGAAAAGGAGTCGCGCGCATGA
- the hisC gene encoding Histidinol-phosphate aminotransferase 2 yields the protein MAVWYRKALEAVPAYEAGRAPAAGSGGAPPLKLSSNESLWGPSPAVQERLRALAGEVYRYPDPAATGLRRALADAAGLDPAQVVVGNGADEILRLVTTVFLEAGTEAVLPAPSFAAYRLYAALAGAAVREVPLGPDGGMDLEAMAAAVSSRTRVVFLCNPNNPTGVVTPRAAWERFLDRLPQGVVVVSDEAYREFVTDPAYPDTLAAVREGRPVIHVRTFSKLYALAGLRVGWAALPAGLAELLWRARDPFANNSLGLAAAEAALADRAWTAHVQAETLAARRRLEEGLSRRGLRFTPSQTNFVLLDVRPESGSAFAARLETAGIAVRATESFGLPGHVRITVPPAAHLGRLLEALEAAQAEGPRS from the coding sequence ATGGCAGTCTGGTATCGCAAGGCCTTGGAGGCGGTGCCCGCCTATGAGGCCGGCCGGGCCCCGGCCGCCGGATCCGGCGGCGCCCCGCCGCTCAAGCTCTCCTCCAACGAAAGCCTTTGGGGCCCCTCCCCCGCTGTGCAGGAGCGGCTACGGGCGCTGGCCGGGGAAGTGTACCGCTATCCCGATCCGGCCGCGACCGGTCTGCGCCGGGCCCTGGCGGACGCGGCCGGCCTCGACCCCGCCCAGGTGGTGGTGGGCAACGGGGCCGACGAGATCCTGCGCCTGGTGACGACGGTCTTCCTGGAGGCGGGAACGGAGGCGGTGCTGCCCGCGCCCAGTTTCGCCGCCTACCGCCTGTACGCCGCCCTGGCGGGGGCCGCCGTGCGGGAGGTCCCCTTGGGCCCCGACGGCGGCATGGACCTGGAGGCCATGGCTGCCGCCGTGAGCAGCCGCACCCGGGTGGTCTTCCTTTGCAACCCCAACAATCCCACCGGGGTGGTCACCCCCCGCGCCGCCTGGGAGCGCTTCCTGGACCGGCTGCCCCAGGGGGTGGTGGTGGTCAGCGATGAAGCCTACCGGGAGTTCGTCACCGACCCTGCCTACCCGGATACCCTGGCCGCCGTGCGGGAGGGCCGGCCCGTCATTCACGTGCGCACCTTCTCCAAGCTCTATGCCCTGGCCGGGCTGCGAGTGGGATGGGCGGCCCTGCCCGCCGGGCTGGCCGAGCTGCTCTGGCGGGCGCGCGATCCCTTCGCCAACAACAGCCTGGGCCTGGCAGCAGCGGAGGCGGCCCTGGCCGACCGCGCCTGGACGGCCCACGTGCAGGCGGAGACCCTGGCGGCGCGTCGACGCCTGGAGGAGGGGCTGAGCCGGCGGGGCCTGCGCTTCACCCCCAGCCAGACCAACTTCGTGCTGCTGGACGTGCGGCCGGAATCCGGCAGCGCCTTCGCCGCCCGCCTGGAAACCGCCGGCATCGCGGTGCGGGCGACCGAGAGCTTCGGTCTGCCCGGCCACGTGCGCATCACCGTGCCCCCCGCCGCCCACCTGGGACGCCTGCTGGAGGCCCTGGAAGCGGCCCAGGCGGAAGGGCCCCGCTCTTGA
- the sodB gene encoding Superoxide dismutase [Fe] yields the protein MAEVRPYKELKASCLNMDGISKEEVDQHYGILYKGYVNKLNEIRQNLETVDYSAANQSYSALRAAKVDETFCLNGAKLHEWYFDNLGGKGGPATGRIRELIDRDFGSWERFELEFKATGMAVRGWAVLAYDLDDGKLHIYGQDAHNVGVPWGAYPLLILDVYEHAYGIDYGVKRAPYIDAFMKNIDWDEVNARLAKYNI from the coding sequence ATGGCCGAAGTGCGTCCCTATAAGGAACTGAAGGCGTCTTGCCTCAACATGGACGGGATCAGCAAGGAAGAGGTCGACCAGCATTACGGCATCCTTTACAAGGGCTACGTCAACAAGCTCAACGAAATCCGCCAGAACCTGGAGACGGTCGACTACTCCGCTGCCAACCAGAGCTACAGCGCGCTGCGGGCGGCCAAGGTGGACGAGACCTTCTGCCTCAATGGTGCCAAGCTGCATGAATGGTACTTCGACAACCTGGGCGGCAAGGGTGGGCCCGCCACCGGCCGCATCCGCGAGCTCATCGACCGCGACTTCGGGTCCTGGGAACGCTTCGAGCTCGAGTTCAAGGCCACCGGCATGGCGGTCCGCGGCTGGGCGGTGCTGGCTTATGACCTCGACGACGGCAAGCTCCACATCTACGGCCAGGATGCCCACAATGTGGGCGTGCCCTGGGGCGCCTACCCGCTGCTCATCCTGGACGTCTACGAGCACGCCTACGGGATCGACTACGGCGTGAAGCGGGCCCCTTACATCGATGCCTTCATGAAGAACATCGACTGGGACGAGGTCAACGCCCGCCTGGCCAAATACAACATATAG